The Mesorhizobium sp. B2-8-5 genome segment TTTGCGTTTTCGGGTGGGAATCCCTTTATACGCGCTTGCCAGCTGGCCGGGCGGCCGCACCCGCGAGAACCGAAAGGTTGCGGGTGAGGAAAGTCCGGGCTCCATGGAGACACGGTGCCGGCTAACGGCCGGCGGGGGCGACCCCAGGGAAAGTGCCACAGAAAGCAAACCGCCACGGCATTTGCCGGGGCAAGGGTGAAAGGGTGGGGTAAGAGCCCACCGCGCGACTGGCGACAGGAGCGGCAGGGCAAACCCCACCGGGAGCAAAACCGAATAGGGGCGGTGCGAGGGGAAACCTTCGAGGGCTGTTTCCGGCCCACCGTCCGGGTAGGTTGCGTGAGGCGCATGGCAACATGCGCCCAAGATGAATGGCCGCCACGTTCTCGCCGCAAGGTGAGGGCCATACAGAACCCGGCTTACAGGCCAGCTGGCATTTTTCCAAAGTGCGGTAGCGTTAGGAAATCAGAAGGTTACGCCGGAAGGCGGGCCTTTTGATTCAACGTGCGGCGCAATCGCCCTGAACGCGATGACCTGTTCCTTGAAGCGGGTGCGATTAAATCGTACCTTGAAGGAGGAACAGGAGCGCATCATGGGCCAGGTCGACAAACGCAGCATCACACTTTCGCCGGAGCTGGCAGCCGCGGTTGACGATGTGGTCGCGGCTGGCGAATACGCCTCGGCCAGCGAAGTGATCCGCGATGCGCTCAGGCAATGGAAGGAGCGGCGCGATCTGCTCGGCTACAGCGTCGAAGAGCTGCGGAAACTGGTGCAGGAGGGGATCGACAGCGGGCCGGCCCTCGACGGTCCGTCGGTCATCGAACGAGCGCGTGCCAAATATCGCAAGATGGCTGAAGCGAAAGGCTTCGAAGAGTGAGATATCGGCTGCTTCCTCAAGCGGCGGTCGATCTCGAAGACATCGGCGACTACATCGCCAGCCATAGTCCCAATGCCGCGGTCCGGTTCGTAGACGCCATGGAGAGGAGGTGGAGCTTGCTCGGCCCGCATCCTTTTTCAGGTGCTCCACGCGACGATATCGCGCCCGGTATCCGCCATCTGGTGGTTGGCGAATACCTTACCTTGTACCGGGTCGATCACGATGCGATCGAGATTGTCCGCGTATTACACGGTCGACGCAAGATCGAAGCGGATGATGTGAACCCGTGACAGATCTGCTCAGCTTGCAATCTTGTCCAGCGACGCCTCAATCGCCTGCCACAGTTCCTCGACCGGCTCGCAGCCGATCGCCAGGCGAACGAAGCCGGGCGGCACGGCGTCACCGCGTTTCGAGCGCCGCTCCGCCGATGTGTGCACGCCGCCGAAGGACGTTGCCGCTTCGATAAGCCGACAGCCGTCGATGAACGCCTCGGCCTGTTCTTCGGAGACGAGTTCAAAGGAAATCAGGAAGCCGAAGCGCTCCATCTGGGCGCGCGCCAGATTGTGCGAGGCATCGCATTCGAGTCCCGGAAAGCGCAAGCCGCTGACGGCGCGATGGTCCTTCAGGCGGCGCGCGATCGTTTCGGCCGACGAGCACATGCGGTCGAAACGCACTTCCAGCGTTTCGAGGCCGCGATGCACGAGCCAGGCCTCGAACGGACCGGGGATGCCGCCGGCCGTCTCGCGCCAATCCTTCACCCTGGCGACAATGTCCGGATCGCGGCTGGCGACATGGCCGAAGAGCACGTCGGAATGGCCATTGATCGCCTTGGTGTCGGCAGAGACCACGATGTCGGCGCCAAGATCAAGCGGGCGCTGGCCGAAGGGCGTCATCGTGGTGTTGTCGACGATCAAGGTGCCTCCTTGCGCATGCACGGCCTTGGCGACCGCGGTGATGTCGCAAATGTCCAGTCGCGGGTTCGACGGACTTTCGACGAAGACCGCCCGGTAGCCGGCGAAGCCGCCATCGAGCATGCTTGCCGTGGGCCTCACGTCATAGGCGACGCCGAGCGCTTTCAGGAAACGCTCGGCCAGCGCGCGCGTCGTGTGATAGCCGTCCGACGGCAAGAGGATGCGGTCGCCCGATTTGACGAGCGCGAAGAAAGCCGCGGAAATCGCGGCCATTCCCGACGGGAAGGCAACGCATTGCGCATCTTCCAGATGGCCAAGCGCATGCTCGACCGCATGCCAGGTCGGGTTGCTGAAGCGGCCGTATTGATCGAAGCCGGTCGCGTCGCCCGGCGCGTGGAAGATCGAGGCCATGGTCAGCGGCAAGGGGATGGGATCGCCCTTGGCGAAATCGGCGCTGCGCAGATGGGCAAGTGTCGCGGCGCGTGACTTCGCAGTGTCGGACATCAGTTGGATCCTTGATTAGGGCAGAAAACCTCAACGGACGCTATGCGCGCCGGCTGTGCGCATCAAGCCGCGTCTTTTTGGGCCAGAGGGCTCTAAACGCTTCGTTAGGCTTAATAGACGATAAAGACGAGACGTGTCTTCAGCCTGCGCTTTCTGGTTGTGGTACGCGTGTTTGTGATACCTATTCCCGTTGACGCCCATAGTGCCCCATGATATCCCATTCGCATCATCAAGCTTTCGTTCCGCGTCAGGGTGAAGCGTACGCCAATCGGGCAGCCGCGGCGGCTGTGCGTTTGTCGGTTTTCGCCCCGGTGAATGAAGCGATTTGCCGCAAGCGCGGCGAGGGCGCGGAGAACAACATGAGGGGTGCAGCGGCGCCAGCGGCTGTAGAGTCTATTGGACCGGTTTCTGTCGAACACGGTGAGCAGGATCGATGCGAAGGGACGGGTGTCCGTTCCGGCGCATTTCCGCGCCGTGGTGCAGAAACGCGGCTATTCGGAACTCTACGCGCTGCGCTGCCTGGACCTCTCGGCGATGGATGTCGGTGGGCTCGACCTGCTCGACCGCTACGAGCAGCGGATCGCGCTGGAGGACCCTTTCCTGCAGACGGCGGACGACATGTCGTTCTTCTGCCATGGCGACGGGACGTTTCTGAAGCTGGACCAGGACGGCCGCATCACCATGACCGATTTCATCCGCGAGCATACGGGCATCTCGAACGAGGTGGCCTTTGTCGGCCGCGGCAATTTCTTTCAAGTCTGGGAGCCGGGACGGCTTGCCGCCTATGGGGCGCAGGCGCGGGCCAGGCTTTTGCAGCTTCGGCAGGGGACGAAGCCCGGGGAGCGATCGGAATGATGGCTGGCCACGGCGATGACCCTCACGCCGTTGGCGGACTGGCCCGTCACATTCCGGTCCTCCTTGCCGAGGTGCTCGACGCGCTCGCACCGAAGGCCGGCGAGACGATCGTCGACGGGACATTCGGCGCCGGCGGCTACACCAGCGCCATCCTCGATCGCGGCGCTTCCGTCGTTGCCATCGACCGCGACCCGGACGCAATCGCGGCGGGCAGGGCGCTCGAAGAACGGGCAGGCGGCCGACTGAGGCTTGTCCAGGCGCCGTTCTCGACGCTGGACGAGCATGTCGAGAGCGCCGATGGCGTGGTGCTCGACATCGGCGTTTCCTCCATGCAGCTCGACCAAGCCGAGCGCGGCTTTTCGTTTCGCGCCGACGGGCCGCTCGACATGCGCATGGCGCAGGCGGGGCTCTCCGCCGCCGATGTCGTCAACACCTTCAAGGCGGGCGACCTCGCGCGTATCTTCGGCTTTCTCGGCGAGGAGCGCCATGCCGGCCGCATCGCGCGCATGATCGAAAGCCGGCGCGAGAAGAGGCCTTTCGAGCGCACGCTCGATCTTGCCGACGCCATCGAAACGCATATCGGAAGAGGGCCGAAGGACAAGATCCATCCGGCCACGCGTGTCTTCCAGGCGCTGCGCATCTTCGTCAATGACGAGCTTGGCGAGTTGGCAAGAGCGCTGCTGGCCGCCGAGCGGGCGCTGAAACCCGGCGGACGGCTCGCCGTGGTGACGTTCCATTCGCTGGAAGACCGCATCGTCAAGCGCTTCATCGCCGACCGTTCCGAAGCAGCCAGCGGCTCGCGGCATATGCCCGACGCGCCCGTGCGCATTGCCACCTTCCGCAAGGCCGGCGGCGGCGTGACGCCGGGAGAGGCCGAGACGGAGGCCAATCCGCGCGCGCGCTCGGCCAGGCTGCGCGCGGCGATACGCACCGATGCCCCGGCGCGCGCCGGCGACTTTTCGATTTTCGGCCTTCCAAAGCTTCCCGCCGTCGAGCGGCCGGGAGAGAGGTGAGCACGTGTTTCGTACCAGCGACATAGTCCTGATCGCCGTCATGGTCTCGGCCGCCGCCCTGACCTACAAGACGAAGCGCGAAGCCGAAGAACAACAGGCGGCTGTGCAGAAGATCCAGGCGCAAATCCACTACGAGGAAGAGACGATCGATCTCCTCAAGGCGGACTGGAGCCTGCTCACCCAACCGTCGCGGCTGCAGAAGCTTGCCGATGTCTATAAGAGCCAGCTCGGGCTCGAACCGGTCAACGCGCACCAGATCGGCAGCCTCGACGACATCCCCGTGAAACCCCTGACCATCGAGGACCTCTCCTCGCAGCGGCTTGGCGGCATGGCCGACAATTCGGGGAAGGAGCCATCTGAAGACAAGGATCAGGTGGTCACCGGGAGCACCGTTCAATGATCGGTGGGCTTCCAAGAATCGGCGACCTGCTGAAGCGCCGGAAGAAGCAGGCTGAGGATGGCTCGATCGTCGTCGACGCCGCGCGCAAGGCGACTGGCGGCAAGGCAAGGACGCGCATCGTCATGACGATGGCGGTGTTCTTCACCATCTATTCGACCATTGCCGGCAGGCTCGTCTATCTCGGCATGCAGAATCCCGATCTTTCCGGCGGCCCGGAGAACCGGGTCACGGCATCGCGTCCGGATATCGTGGATCGCAATGGCGAGGTGCTGGCGACCGACATCAAGACGGCGTCGCTGTTTGCCGAGCCTCGCCGCATCGTCGACGCCGACGAAGCGATCGAGAAATTGTCGACCGTGTTGCCGGAGATCGATTACGAGCAGACTTATCGCAAGCTCAAGAGCGGCGCCGGCTTCGTCTGGCTGCAGCGGCAGCTGACGCCGAAGCAGCAATCCGACATCATGGCGCTGGGTGTCCCCGGCCTCGGCTTCCGCACCGAAAAGCGCCGCTTCTATCCGAGCGGCGAGACCTCGTCCTACATCGTCGGCCTCACCAACATCGACAACCA includes the following:
- a CDS encoding type II toxin-antitoxin system ParD family antitoxin; its protein translation is MGQVDKRSITLSPELAAAVDDVVAAGEYASASEVIRDALRQWKERRDLLGYSVEELRKLVQEGIDSGPALDGPSVIERARAKYRKMAEAKGFEE
- a CDS encoding type II toxin-antitoxin system RelE/ParE family toxin; the encoded protein is MRYRLLPQAAVDLEDIGDYIASHSPNAAVRFVDAMERRWSLLGPHPFSGAPRDDIAPGIRHLVVGEYLTLYRVDHDAIEIVRVLHGRRKIEADDVNP
- a CDS encoding cystathionine gamma-lyase, whose amino-acid sequence is MSDTAKSRAATLAHLRSADFAKGDPIPLPLTMASIFHAPGDATGFDQYGRFSNPTWHAVEHALGHLEDAQCVAFPSGMAAISAAFFALVKSGDRILLPSDGYHTTRALAERFLKALGVAYDVRPTASMLDGGFAGYRAVFVESPSNPRLDICDITAVAKAVHAQGGTLIVDNTTMTPFGQRPLDLGADIVVSADTKAINGHSDVLFGHVASRDPDIVARVKDWRETAGGIPGPFEAWLVHRGLETLEVRFDRMCSSAETIARRLKDHRAVSGLRFPGLECDASHNLARAQMERFGFLISFELVSEEQAEAFIDGCRLIEAATSFGGVHTSAERRSKRGDAVPPGFVRLAIGCEPVEELWQAIEASLDKIAS
- the mraZ gene encoding division/cell wall cluster transcriptional repressor MraZ; this encodes MDRFLSNTVSRIDAKGRVSVPAHFRAVVQKRGYSELYALRCLDLSAMDVGGLDLLDRYEQRIALEDPFLQTADDMSFFCHGDGTFLKLDQDGRITMTDFIREHTGISNEVAFVGRGNFFQVWEPGRLAAYGAQARARLLQLRQGTKPGERSE
- the rsmH gene encoding 16S rRNA (cytosine(1402)-N(4))-methyltransferase RsmH, producing MMAGHGDDPHAVGGLARHIPVLLAEVLDALAPKAGETIVDGTFGAGGYTSAILDRGASVVAIDRDPDAIAAGRALEERAGGRLRLVQAPFSTLDEHVESADGVVLDIGVSSMQLDQAERGFSFRADGPLDMRMAQAGLSAADVVNTFKAGDLARIFGFLGEERHAGRIARMIESRREKRPFERTLDLADAIETHIGRGPKDKIHPATRVFQALRIFVNDELGELARALLAAERALKPGGRLAVVTFHSLEDRIVKRFIADRSEAASGSRHMPDAPVRIATFRKAGGGVTPGEAETEANPRARSARLRAAIRTDAPARAGDFSIFGLPKLPAVERPGER